The following proteins come from a genomic window of Mycobacterium sp. DL:
- a CDS encoding maleylpyruvate isomerase family mycothiol-dependent enzyme: MGADLMAMARAERTELAEFLATLSPQQWEHDSLCAGWSIKDVVAHMISYEELGAVGLFERFARGRVVHANQVGVDEYSSLTPEQLVSFLADHVQPRGLTAGFGGMIALVDGTIHHQDIRRSLALPRTVPPDRLDRVLRLMPLNPRLGVPRRIRGLRLRADDIDWTHGRGREVVGTGEALLMAMAGRPSVLGELSGAGQKVLASRL, encoded by the coding sequence ATGGGCGCCGATCTGATGGCCATGGCACGCGCGGAACGCACCGAGCTCGCGGAGTTTCTGGCAACCCTGAGTCCGCAGCAGTGGGAACACGACAGCCTGTGCGCCGGCTGGAGCATCAAAGATGTTGTCGCACACATGATCAGCTACGAAGAGCTCGGCGCTGTCGGTCTGTTCGAGAGGTTCGCCAGAGGTCGCGTGGTACACGCCAACCAGGTGGGTGTCGACGAATACTCGTCGCTGACCCCGGAACAACTCGTGTCGTTCCTCGCCGACCACGTGCAACCGCGCGGCCTGACCGCGGGGTTCGGCGGGATGATCGCGCTGGTCGACGGCACGATCCACCATCAGGACATCCGTCGCTCGCTGGCGCTTCCTCGCACCGTCCCGCCCGATCGGCTGGACCGGGTGCTCCGGCTCATGCCGCTCAACCCCAGGCTGGGTGTCCCGCGCCGGATCAGAGGGTTGCGGCTGCGCGCCGACGACATCGACTGGACACACGGACGGGGCCGCGAGGTCGTCGGGACGGGGGAGGCTCTGCTGATGGCGATGGCGGGCCGGCCATCCGTTCTCGGCGAACTCAGCGGAGCCGGGCAGAAAGTTCTGGCTTCCCGG